One Simonsiella muelleri ATCC 29453 DNA window includes the following coding sequences:
- a CDS encoding S-(hydroxymethyl)glutathione dehydrogenase/class III alcohol dehydrogenase yields MTQFIKTRAAVAYAPNQPLVIEEIDLMPPQAGEVLVRIVATGVCHTDAYTLSGQDSEGVFPCVLGHEGAGIVEAVGEGVTDFAVGDHVIPLYTAECKQCKFCTSGKTNLCSSVRATQGKGLMPDGTTRFYKDGKPIYHYMGTSTFSEYTVVSQYSLAKIQDDAPLEEVCLLGCGVTTGIGAVTKTAKVKAGDTVAVFGLGGIGLAAIIGARMSKASRIIAVDINPDKFAKAKELGATDFVNPKDYDKPIQDVIIEMTDGGVDFSFECVGNVDLMRAALECCHKGWGESVIIGVAPAGAEIKTRPFQLVTGRVWRGSAFGGYKGRSELPDLIDQYQHGEFKLSDFITHTMPLEDINNAFDLMHEGKSIRTVIHF; encoded by the coding sequence ATGACGCAGTTCATCAAAACCCGTGCAGCCGTTGCTTACGCGCCCAATCAACCTTTAGTCATTGAAGAAATTGACTTAATGCCACCACAAGCAGGCGAAGTACTGGTACGCATTGTGGCAACAGGCGTTTGCCACACCGATGCCTACACCTTATCAGGACAAGATTCCGAAGGCGTATTCCCTTGCGTTTTGGGACACGAAGGTGCTGGCATCGTAGAAGCCGTAGGCGAAGGCGTTACCGATTTTGCGGTTGGCGACCACGTTATTCCGCTCTACACTGCTGAATGCAAACAATGCAAATTCTGCACATCAGGCAAAACCAATCTTTGTTCTTCCGTTCGCGCCACACAAGGCAAAGGCTTAATGCCAGATGGCACCACACGTTTCTACAAAGATGGCAAACCAATTTATCACTACATGGGTACATCTACTTTCTCTGAATACACAGTGGTTTCACAATATTCATTGGCAAAAATTCAAGATGATGCGCCATTGGAAGAAGTTTGCTTACTCGGTTGCGGCGTAACCACAGGCATCGGTGCAGTTACCAAAACCGCTAAAGTCAAAGCGGGCGACACCGTAGCGGTGTTCGGTTTGGGTGGTATTGGCTTGGCAGCGATTATTGGCGCACGAATGTCTAAAGCCAGCCGCATTATTGCCGTTGATATCAATCCCGATAAATTCGCCAAAGCCAAAGAATTGGGTGCAACCGATTTTGTCAATCCCAAAGATTACGACAAACCGATTCAAGACGTGATTATTGAAATGACCGATGGCGGCGTAGATTTCTCATTTGAATGCGTTGGCAACGTAGATTTGATGCGCGCCGCGTTGGAATGCTGCCACAAAGGCTGGGGCGAAAGCGTGATTATCGGAGTTGCGCCTGCAGGAGCAGAAATCAAAACGCGTCCATTCCAATTGGTAACAGGACGTGTGTGGCGCGGTTCGGCGTTTGGCGGCTACAAAGGTCGCAGCGAATTGCCTGATTTAATTGACCAATATCAACACGGTGAGTTTAAATTGAGCGATTTCATCACACATACCATGCCATTGGAAGACATCAACAACGCGTTCGATTTGATGCACGAAGGCAAATCGATTCGTACAGTCATTCATTTCTAA
- the fghA gene encoding S-formylglutathione hydrolase, translating into MLTLLNEYKHFNGAHRRYRHFSQSNQCDMIFAIYLPPRALSGSRVPVLYWLSGLTCTDENFATKAGAQRYAAEHGIAIVMPDTSPRGDDVPNQNAINIGHGAGFYVNATQEPWAKNYHMYDYIVNELPDLIEQNFPVNQTRSIAGHSMGGHGALQIAIKNPERYQSVSAFAPIVSPSDSAWGQAAFREYLGKDTAAWKTYDSVTLLREAETLLPCKIDQGTADEFYPRELQPEKLAQVAAERGFALELNMREGYDHSYYFVSTFIGEHIAFHAKYLAVLQKV; encoded by the coding sequence ATGCTCACTTTACTCAACGAATACAAACATTTCAACGGCGCACACCGCCGCTATCGCCACTTTTCTCAATCCAACCAATGCGACATGATTTTCGCCATTTATCTGCCGCCGCGAGCCCTTTCAGGCAGCCGCGTACCCGTATTGTATTGGTTATCAGGTTTGACTTGCACCGATGAAAACTTCGCCACCAAAGCAGGCGCACAACGTTATGCCGCCGAACACGGTATCGCCATTGTGATGCCCGACACGTCTCCGCGTGGCGATGATGTACCCAATCAAAATGCCATCAACATTGGACATGGCGCAGGTTTTTATGTGAACGCCACCCAAGAACCATGGGCGAAAAACTATCATATGTATGATTACATTGTGAATGAATTGCCTGATTTGATTGAACAAAATTTCCCAGTCAATCAAACTCGCAGTATTGCAGGGCACAGCATGGGTGGACACGGCGCATTGCAAATTGCCATCAAAAATCCAGAGCGTTATCAATCAGTTTCTGCATTCGCGCCGATTGTATCGCCCAGCGATTCTGCTTGGGGGCAAGCCGCATTCCGTGAATATTTAGGCAAAGACACTGCCGCATGGAAAACATACGACAGCGTTACATTATTGCGCGAAGCCGAAACTTTATTGCCATGTAAAATTGACCAAGGCACAGCAGATGAGTTTTATCCACGCGAATTGCAGCCTGAAAAACTGGCTCAAGTGGCGGCAGAACGCGGTTTCGCGTTAGAACTGAATATGCGCGAAGGTTACGACCATAGCTATTATTTTGTCAGCACATTTATTGGCGAACACATTGCATTTCACGCGAAATATTTGGCAGTGCTTCAAAAAGTATGA